The genomic region GTTTCTCTCTTCCGCCTGCCTCTTCAGAAGGTTATTTAACTCAGTAAGCCTTCTGTTCTTTTCCTTTTTAGGAACATCATCTTCAAAAGAGAACGCCCGCGTTAAAGGTCTTGGAGAATATTCAAAGACAAAAGCCTGATCAAAAACACAGGTTTCTACAAGAGAAAGCGTTTGTTCAAAGTCTTCAACTGTCTCACCGGGAAATCCAACAATAAAGTCACCTGAAAGTGCTACGTTCGGCACCTCCTCTTTCAGCATCAAAACCTTCTCTATGTACTCTTCCCGGGTGTATCCCCTATTCATCTTCTCAAGAATTTTATTGGAACCACTCTGAGGCGGTAGGTGAACATACTCACAAACCTTCGGAATCTCTTTTATTGCTTTTATAATGGAAATATCAAAACCGGCAGGATGAGAAGTTGTAAACCTCACCCTTTCAATACCTTCAACCTGAGAGACCATGTAGAGTAAATCTGGCAGCCTGACACCGTTGTAATCGTAAAAGTCAACATTCTGACCAAGTAAGTGCACCTCTTTAACACCCTTTTCCGCAAGTCTTTTCACCTCATCTACAACATTTTCAGGCGGTACGCTCCTCTCTCTCCCTCTAACGTATGGAACGATACAGTAGGTACAGAACCTGTTGCAACCACGCTGAACCGTTACGTAAGCAACAAAAGGATTGGTTAAAAGCGGCTCTATTGAAGGAACAACTTCGCCCTCATTTTCAAGGAACGTATCAAGTATTTCTACAGATGGCCTTTCCAGGGCCTCAATGAAATCAAGAATCTTGTGAAAGTTGAATGTGCCCAAAATAATGTCAACATGAGGATATCTATCGAGAATAAATTTCCAGTCCCTTTGAGGAACACAGCCCGTAACAGCTATGACAAGCTCAGGCTTTTCTTTTTTTAATTTTTTAAGTTCACCAATAAAACTGTAAGCCTTGTTATCAGGCTTTGCTCTAACACTACAGGTGTTGACAATGACGATGTCAGCCTCTTTTAAATTTTCCGTCTTCTCGTATCCGGCAGAGGTAAGTATTCCTGCCATCTTTTCCGAATCGTTAACATTCATCTGACAGCCGAAAGTCTTTACAAAAAACCGCTTTCCTTTCATCATCTCTGTCCACACACATTATCAACGTACATATTTTCAGGATAGACGTAAACTTCAACACGCCTGTTGGCTGCCCTTCCATCAACCGTACTATTGGGCGCTATTGGCTTAGAAGATCCACAACCAAAGGCTAAAATTCTATAAGATGGAATACCTAAGCTTTCAAGTTCTTTTTTAACAGCTTCCGCTCTTCTTTCAGTAATAAGATTGTTAAAATCATCAGTCCCCGTGCTATCAGAAAAACCAGCAATAACTAAAAGAGAGTTCTTACCGTTAAAGGACTGTGCAATCGCCTTTATAACAGAATCGTTGACAATCCTATCCCTGTTAAGTTCAAAAATAAGTGAATCCTTAATGATTATTCTCACTCTTTGAGGCTCTTCAACCACCAAAAGGTCACCTTTAATAGACGGTAAATGACCAAACAGCGGTACAGAAGCAATAACCTTTGCTCCGGTTAAATCTCTAAACGCCTTTACTTCGTTTTCAAATATATACTTTGAAACCTCAATCTGAGGCTCCTTTCCTTCAGCTTCTTTCAAAGCTTCCTCTTCACGATTGACAGAAGGAACACTAACCTTAACCTCTGGAACTGCCTTTTTCGGTGGAATTGTAATCGTTACACCCGTGTTAACGACCGTCTGACCACATCCAGAAAGAACAACAATCGTTGAGATAGTGGCCAATAATGGTAAAATTTTTATCCTCACAGACAACCTCCGGTGAGCAAATGCCTGTAATTAATTTAAAACTGTTGGAGGAGGATATCAATGGAAATAAGAAAAATTGCTGAAGAAGCAAAAAAGGTCAGCTATAAACTGACAGGTATATCAACGAACGTGAAAAACAGAACACTGCTCAAAGCAGCGGAACTGATCGATGCAAAGAGAGACCTTATAAAAGCCGAAAATGAAAAAGATCTAAAAGCTGCAGAAGAAAAAGGCCTGTCAAAAGCCATGATTGACAGGCTCCTTTTAAACGAAAAAAGGATAAAAGGGATGATCGACGTCCTCCATGATGTTGCGAAAATGGAAGACCCTGTCGGTTCTGTGATAAAGATGTGGAAGCGCCCAAACGGTATAAAAATAGGGAAAATGAGAGTTCCGTTAGGTGTTGTGGGAATAATATACGAATCAAGGCCAAACGTCACAGTAGAGGCAGCTTCCCTCTGTATAAAAAGTTCAAACGCAATAATCCTGAAGGGCGGTAAAGAGGCGATAAACTCAAACAGGGTACTTGTAAACATCTTAAAGGAAGCTGCTGAATCTGAAGGATTCCCACCTGAGGCAATCCAGTTTGTTGATACAACCGACAGAAGCATCGTTAAAGAGATGGTTCAGTTAGACCAGTTTATAGATGTGATAATCCCGAGAGGCGGTGAAGGATTGATAAGATTTGTTGCAGAAAACTCAAGAATCCCTGTAATAAAACACTACAAGGGTGTCTGCCACGTGTTCGTTGACAAGTTTGCAGACCTTGAGAAAGCGTGGAACATCTGTTTCAATGCAAAGGTTCAAAGACCGGGTGTGTGCAACGCAATGGAAACTATGCTCGTTCACAGCGAAATAGCAGACGGATTTATGCCGGAAATGATAGAAAGGTTTAAAAAGGCCGGCGTTGAACTTAGAGGATGCGAAAGGGCAAGAGCTTACGACCCGGAATACATAAAAGAAGCGACAGAAGAAGACTGGTACGCCGAATACCTTGACCTGATACTTGCCGTCAAAATCGTTGATTCTCTTGAAGAGGCGATAGAACACATAAACACCTACGGCTCTCACCACAGCGACGCCATAGTAACAGAAAACTATACAAACGGCATGAAATTTCTCAACGACATCGATTCTGCTGCCGTTTACATAAACGCCTCAACCCGCTTCACAGATGGAAACGTTTTCGGCCTCGGTGCAGAGATGGGAATCTCTACCGACAAGATACACGTGAGAGGACCTATGGGACTTGAAGACCTTACAATTCCAAAATACATAATCTTTGGCAA from Desulfurobacterium sp. TC5-1 harbors:
- a CDS encoding glutamate-5-semialdehyde dehydrogenase encodes the protein MEIRKIAEEAKKVSYKLTGISTNVKNRTLLKAAELIDAKRDLIKAENEKDLKAAEEKGLSKAMIDRLLLNEKRIKGMIDVLHDVAKMEDPVGSVIKMWKRPNGIKIGKMRVPLGVVGIIYESRPNVTVEAASLCIKSSNAIILKGGKEAINSNRVLVNILKEAAESEGFPPEAIQFVDTTDRSIVKEMVQLDQFIDVIIPRGGEGLIRFVAENSRIPVIKHYKGVCHVFVDKFADLEKAWNICFNAKVQRPGVCNAMETMLVHSEIADGFMPEMIERFKKAGVELRGCERARAYDPEYIKEATEEDWYAEYLDLILAVKIVDSLEEAIEHINTYGSHHSDAIVTENYTNGMKFLNDIDSAAVYINASTRFTDGNVFGLGAEMGISTDKIHVRGPMGLEDLTIPKYIIFGNGQIRE
- a CDS encoding OmpA family protein, which gives rise to MRIKILPLLATISTIVVLSGCGQTVVNTGVTITIPPKKAVPEVKVSVPSVNREEEALKEAEGKEPQIEVSKYIFENEVKAFRDLTGAKVIASVPLFGHLPSIKGDLLVVEEPQRVRIIIKDSLIFELNRDRIVNDSVIKAIAQSFNGKNSLLVIAGFSDSTGTDDFNNLITERRAEAVKKELESLGIPSYRILAFGCGSSKPIAPNSTVDGRAANRRVEVYVYPENMYVDNVCGQR
- the miaB gene encoding tRNA (N6-isopentenyl adenosine(37)-C2)-methylthiotransferase MiaB, whose protein sequence is MMKGKRFFVKTFGCQMNVNDSEKMAGILTSAGYEKTENLKEADIVIVNTCSVRAKPDNKAYSFIGELKKLKKEKPELVIAVTGCVPQRDWKFILDRYPHVDIILGTFNFHKILDFIEALERPSVEILDTFLENEGEVVPSIEPLLTNPFVAYVTVQRGCNRFCTYCIVPYVRGRERSVPPENVVDEVKRLAEKGVKEVHLLGQNVDFYDYNGVRLPDLLYMVSQVEGIERVRFTTSHPAGFDISIIKAIKEIPKVCEYVHLPPQSGSNKILEKMNRGYTREEYIEKVLMLKEEVPNVALSGDFIVGFPGETVEDFEQTLSLVETCVFDQAFVFEYSPRPLTRAFSFEDDVPKKEKNRRLTELNNLLKRQAEERNLALLGSVQEILVEGLSPSTSEKMIGRTRNNKIVIVDRNDSLIGNLINVEIEEATPFYMRGKVIKQLAGVERW